The following are encoded together in the Hemicordylus capensis ecotype Gifberg chromosome 4, rHemCap1.1.pri, whole genome shotgun sequence genome:
- the ZBTB37 gene encoding zinc finger and BTB domain-containing protein 37 isoform X1: MEKSGNIQLEIPDFSNSVLSHLNQLRMQGRLCDIVVNVQGQAFRAHKVVLAASSPYFRDHMSLNEMSTVSISVIKNPTVFEQLLSFCYTGRICLQLADIISYLTAASFLQMQHIIDKCTQILEGIHFKINVAEVEAELSQSRAKHQERPPESHRASPSLNRSLSPHHSTPKGSRMGQVSTVLDIRELSPPEESTSPQIIEQSSDVESREPILRINRAGQWYVETGVADHGGQGDDDVKVLGTVRIKTENLEEWLGTENQPSGEDGSSAEEVTAMVIDTTGHGSMGQENYTLGSSGAKVARPTSTEIDRFSPSGSVLTVNERYRSKSESPWRMDEPKQPSSQALLSQPNSMRKVEKYLGQQSAGEEVEESAIVGVSGYVEYLREQEVSERWFRYNPRLTCIYCAKSFNQKGSLDRHMRLHMGITPFVCRMCGKKYTRKDQLEYHIRKHTGNKPFHCHVCGKSFPFQAILNQHFRKNHPGCMPLEGPHSISPETTVTSRGQAEEESPLQEEAGAVGETAQGSVSTTGPD, from the exons ATGGAGAAAAGTGGGAACATTCAGTTAGAGATTCCCGACTTCAGCAATTCTGTCTTAAGCCACCTCAACCAGCTGCGCATGCAGGGCCGGCTATGTGACATTGTGGTCAATGTTCAGGGCCAGGCCTTCAGGGCACATAAGGTGGTGCTGGCTGCTAGCTCGCCTTACTTCCGGGACCACATGTCACTCAATGAGATGAGCACAGTCTCCATATCTGTCATCAAGAACCCCACTGTGTTCGAGCAGCTCCTCTCTTTTTGCTACACTGGGCGGATATGCCTCCAGTTGGCTGATATCATAAGCTACCTGACTGCGGCCAGTTTCCTACAGATGCAACACATTATAGACAAGTGTACACAGATCTTGGAggggattcattttaaaattaatgtggcTGAGGTTGAAGCGGAATTGAGCCAATCGAGGGCAAAACATCAAGAAAGACCTCCAGAATCTCAccgagcttccccatctctgaaccgCTCTCTGAGTCCGCACCACAGCACTCCAAAAGGAAGCCGCATGGGCCAGGTCAGCACAGTGCTGGACATTCGGGAACTTAGTCCTCCTGAGGAGTCTACAAGCCCTCAGATAATTGAGCAGAGCTCAGATGTAGAGAGCAGGGAGCCCATACTGAGGATTAACAGGGCAGGGCAGTGGTATGTGGAGACGGGAGTGGCAGACCATGGTGGGCAGGGCGATGATGACGTCAAAGTACTTGGAACAGTACGAATCAAAACAGAAAACCTGGAGGAGTGGCTGGGGACAGAAAATCAACCATCTGGAGAAGATGGGAGCAGTGCTGAGGAAGTCACAGCCATGGTGATTGATACCACAGGCCATGGATCAATGGGACAGGAAAATTACACATTGGGTTCATCAGGAGCAAAAGTGGCCAGGCCAACCAGCACTGAGATTGACAG ATTTAGCCCTTCTGGTAGTGTACTTACTGTAAATGAGCGGTACAGGTCAAAAAGCGAGTCTCCATGGCGAATGGATGAACCTAAGCAACCCAGTTCCCAG GCACTTTTATCCCAGCCTAACTCCATGAGAAAAGTAGAAAAGTACCTGGGACAACAGAGCGCAGGAGAGGAG GTGGAGGAGTCTGCTATAGTTGGAGTGAGTGGCTATGTTGAATATCTACGTGAACAAGAAGTATCTGAGAGGTGGTTTCGCTACAACCCTCGCCTCACTTGCATCTACTGCGCCAAATCCTTCAACCAGAAGGGCAGCCTGGACCGGCATATGCGGCTTCACATGGGCATAACGCCCTTTGTTTGCCGTATGTGCGGCAAGAAGTATACCCGCAAGGATCAGCTGGAATACCATATCCGCAAACACACGGGCAACAAGCCCTTTCACTGCCAtgtctgtgggaagagcttccCGTTCCAGGCCATCCTCAACCAGCACTTTCGTAAGAATCATCCTGGCTGCATGCCTCTGGAGGGGCCACACAGCATCTCGCCAGAGACCACAGTCACATCCAGGGGGCAGGCTGAGGAAGAGTCTCCTCTTCAGGAGGAAGCCGGTGCAGTGGGGGAGACAGCACAGGGATCTGTGTCCACTACTGGGCCAGATTGA
- the ZBTB37 gene encoding zinc finger and BTB domain-containing protein 37 isoform X2, translating into MEKSGNIQLEIPDFSNSVLSHLNQLRMQGRLCDIVVNVQGQAFRAHKVVLAASSPYFRDHMSLNEMSTVSISVIKNPTVFEQLLSFCYTGRICLQLADIISYLTAASFLQMQHIIDKCTQILEGIHFKINVAEVEAELSQSRAKHQERPPESHRASPSLNRSLSPHHSTPKGSRMGQVSTVLDIRELSPPEESTSPQIIEQSSDVESREPILRINRAGQWYVETGVADHGGQGDDDVKVLGTVRIKTENLEEWLGTENQPSGEDGSSAEEVTAMVIDTTGHGSMGQENYTLGSSGAKVARPTSTEIDRFSPSGSVLTVNERYRSKSESPWRMDEPKQPSSQVEESAIVGVSGYVEYLREQEVSERWFRYNPRLTCIYCAKSFNQKGSLDRHMRLHMGITPFVCRMCGKKYTRKDQLEYHIRKHTGNKPFHCHVCGKSFPFQAILNQHFRKNHPGCMPLEGPHSISPETTVTSRGQAEEESPLQEEAGAVGETAQGSVSTTGPD; encoded by the exons ATGGAGAAAAGTGGGAACATTCAGTTAGAGATTCCCGACTTCAGCAATTCTGTCTTAAGCCACCTCAACCAGCTGCGCATGCAGGGCCGGCTATGTGACATTGTGGTCAATGTTCAGGGCCAGGCCTTCAGGGCACATAAGGTGGTGCTGGCTGCTAGCTCGCCTTACTTCCGGGACCACATGTCACTCAATGAGATGAGCACAGTCTCCATATCTGTCATCAAGAACCCCACTGTGTTCGAGCAGCTCCTCTCTTTTTGCTACACTGGGCGGATATGCCTCCAGTTGGCTGATATCATAAGCTACCTGACTGCGGCCAGTTTCCTACAGATGCAACACATTATAGACAAGTGTACACAGATCTTGGAggggattcattttaaaattaatgtggcTGAGGTTGAAGCGGAATTGAGCCAATCGAGGGCAAAACATCAAGAAAGACCTCCAGAATCTCAccgagcttccccatctctgaaccgCTCTCTGAGTCCGCACCACAGCACTCCAAAAGGAAGCCGCATGGGCCAGGTCAGCACAGTGCTGGACATTCGGGAACTTAGTCCTCCTGAGGAGTCTACAAGCCCTCAGATAATTGAGCAGAGCTCAGATGTAGAGAGCAGGGAGCCCATACTGAGGATTAACAGGGCAGGGCAGTGGTATGTGGAGACGGGAGTGGCAGACCATGGTGGGCAGGGCGATGATGACGTCAAAGTACTTGGAACAGTACGAATCAAAACAGAAAACCTGGAGGAGTGGCTGGGGACAGAAAATCAACCATCTGGAGAAGATGGGAGCAGTGCTGAGGAAGTCACAGCCATGGTGATTGATACCACAGGCCATGGATCAATGGGACAGGAAAATTACACATTGGGTTCATCAGGAGCAAAAGTGGCCAGGCCAACCAGCACTGAGATTGACAG ATTTAGCCCTTCTGGTAGTGTACTTACTGTAAATGAGCGGTACAGGTCAAAAAGCGAGTCTCCATGGCGAATGGATGAACCTAAGCAACCCAGTTCCCAG GTGGAGGAGTCTGCTATAGTTGGAGTGAGTGGCTATGTTGAATATCTACGTGAACAAGAAGTATCTGAGAGGTGGTTTCGCTACAACCCTCGCCTCACTTGCATCTACTGCGCCAAATCCTTCAACCAGAAGGGCAGCCTGGACCGGCATATGCGGCTTCACATGGGCATAACGCCCTTTGTTTGCCGTATGTGCGGCAAGAAGTATACCCGCAAGGATCAGCTGGAATACCATATCCGCAAACACACGGGCAACAAGCCCTTTCACTGCCAtgtctgtgggaagagcttccCGTTCCAGGCCATCCTCAACCAGCACTTTCGTAAGAATCATCCTGGCTGCATGCCTCTGGAGGGGCCACACAGCATCTCGCCAGAGACCACAGTCACATCCAGGGGGCAGGCTGAGGAAGAGTCTCCTCTTCAGGAGGAAGCCGGTGCAGTGGGGGAGACAGCACAGGGATCTGTGTCCACTACTGGGCCAGATTGA